The region GAGCCGACCGCATCGCTCGACCCGGAATCGTCGCGTGCGATCGAGGGCCTGGTGCACGCGTGGTTCGATGCCGATCCAGGCGGGCATGCATCGGTGTGGGTGTCGCACGATCCGGCGCAGGCTGTACGCATGAGCGAGCGGCATCTGACGATGCGCGCCGGTGTGCTCGACGAATCAGCCGTGACGCAGGCTCATCAGGAGTTCGACCAATGACATTGCAAAACCTGAGCCTCTGGGACGTGGCGATTGCTGCGTTATTGATTGTCGTGAACGGCGTGGTCTCGGTGGCCCTCAAGCTGGACCTCGAACGCACGCTGGCGTGGGCGGCAGCGCGCACCGTGCTGCAGTTGCTGGCAATTGGCTATGTGCTCGGCTGGGTGTTCCGCTATGACCACTGGTTCGTGGTGCTGCCGTTGATGATCGTGATGACGCTGATCGCCGGCTTCGCGGGCGCACACCGCGGCAACCGCACCTATGCCGGGCAACGTGTGGACAGCGTGTTGTCGATCTGGGTCAGTTCGTGGCTGGTGGCGGCGGTCGGACTCTTCGTCGTGATTCGCATTCATCCGTGGTACGAGCCGCAATATGCGATCCCGATCCTCGGCATGATCCTCGGCAATACGTTGACCGGCGTGTCGCTCGGCATCGAACGGATGACCGAGGAATTGACCGCGCGGCGCGACCGCGTCGACATGGTGCTCGCACTCGGCGCGACGCGTTGGGAAGCGGCGCAGGCGCCGGCGCGGCAGGCCGTGCGCGCGGGCATGATGCCGACGCTGAATCAGATGGCGGTGGTCGGCGTGGTGAGTTTGCCCGGCATGATGACCGGCCAGGTGCTGGCCGGTCAGTCGCCGTTGCAGGCGGTGCGCTATCAGATTGTGATCATGTTTCTGATCGCGGCATCGTCGGCTTTGGGGACGGTGGGCGCGGTGCTGCTGACCTACCGGCGGCTCTTCTCGGCCGAGCATCGGTTTCTGGCCGCGCGGCTGGTGGAGCGGCCGGCGACGCAGCGTTGACTACCTTCGCCGCGCACGACTCAACGCTTCGCCGATACGGCCACCTGGGTGCCATCGGTGAGCGTCAGCGTCTTCGTGCTGCCGTTGGTCGGCATCGTAAAGCGCAGAATCTGGCTGATGCTCACGTCGTTCGGACACTTGAGCGTTTTGCCGGCGCTCGTCACCGTCTTGACGCCGTGCGGCGTCTGCGCCTGGAAGCTCAGTTGCACGGTCGCGGTGCCGTCACTGGCGACCACGGGCGCAAAGCGGATCTGCGTCTGACGAATCATCGCGCCGTTGGTATCGACCGGCAGCGATGCGTAATTCGGACAGGTGTCAGCCGCAGGGACCGGCCCACCCGGCGGCACGGTCTTCCACGTGAAGTCATCCGATTCGCCGGAGCGGATCGTGCGCGTTTCCTGTGAATTGCCGAACTGTTTCGACGTGACGCGGACTGTATAGCGGATCGGACCATCGGTAGCGGCCTGCGACGTGACCGTGATCGGCGTGGCCGCATGGGCCACCGGCACGAGCGCGCCGGGCGCCAAAGCGCAGGCGAGAGAAGCAACAAGCGAAACGGCGGAAAATCTGAAGCTCGAGCTCATACTGTCACCTCGTTGTTGTGCCGCTGCGCGCTCGCTTAAGCGCTACTGCCTGACTCCAGCCTGATGGCGACCGGCCGGGCGAACCACGAGACACGCAACTGTTTTAGCATGATGCCCTACCAGTCTAACGCCAAGCGGCCATGCGCGCGCTTCATACGAATCGGGTGTTAACCCGCTTGCGGTGACGCGTTTTCTGCGTGTGCGATTCGCGGCTGATTGCAACGATTCGCCCCTTACACCCTGCCCCGACCTCCCGTTGGGTCCTCTCCGAAAGACACATGGCCGGCGACGCATTTGCGAGGCCGGCCATGCTCGGTTATCGGACTACGCGCGGCTTAGAAACCCGTCAGCACCAGCTTGCCGATCGCACGCCCCTGTTCGAGCAGTTGATGCGCGCGGCGCAGGTTTTCGGCGTTGATCTTGCCGAGATCCTGACCGACCGTCGTGCGTAA is a window of Paraburkholderia sp. IMGN_8 DNA encoding:
- the fetB gene encoding iron export ABC transporter permease subunit FetB: MTLQNLSLWDVAIAALLIVVNGVVSVALKLDLERTLAWAAARTVLQLLAIGYVLGWVFRYDHWFVVLPLMIVMTLIAGFAGAHRGNRTYAGQRVDSVLSIWVSSWLVAAVGLFVVIRIHPWYEPQYAIPILGMILGNTLTGVSLGIERMTEELTARRDRVDMVLALGATRWEAAQAPARQAVRAGMMPTLNQMAVVGVVSLPGMMTGQVLAGQSPLQAVRYQIVIMFLIAASSALGTVGAVLLTYRRLFSAEHRFLAARLVERPATQR
- a CDS encoding DUF6013 family protein, whose amino-acid sequence is MSSSFRFSAVSLVASLACALAPGALVPVAHAATPITVTSQAATDGPIRYTVRVTSKQFGNSQETRTIRSGESDDFTWKTVPPGGPVPAADTCPNYASLPVDTNGAMIRQTQIRFAPVVASDGTATVQLSFQAQTPHGVKTVTSAGKTLKCPNDVSISQILRFTMPTNGSTKTLTLTDGTQVAVSAKR